A stretch of the Acidobacteriota bacterium genome encodes the following:
- the pnp gene encoding polyribonucleotide nucleotidyltransferase, with protein sequence MITRKEIEIGGKPIVVETGKIAKQADGSVTVRLGDTMILVTAVAANKPREGVDFLPLTVDYREAAYAGGKIPGGFFKREGRPNEKETLTCRAIDRPFRPLFPDTWRCETQIISMLLSTDKEHDADVLAITGASCALCISDIPFDTPVAAVRIGLTEDGEQIVNPTFQQLETSNLNLVVAGTRDAVVMVEAGSDEVSEQVMLDAIFRAHDEIKKIVAMQDELVKEIGKPKRPVVVEEEPDGVRETLVNDWLAPLTDAMRIQDKLESYAKVDGVKTRMLEIFGDDQDAERGFAKKFWHEMQDMVLRDEVLNQGRRVDGRGMDEIRDLDSVVSFLPRTHGSAVFTRGETQALAVVTLGTAADAQRLDFVEGERKRRFMLHYNFPPFSVGEARFLRGPGRREIGHGALGERALLPMLPPEADWPYTIRIVSEILESNGSSSMATVCGGSLAMMDAGVPLKRPVAGIAMGLIKGDKSFEVLTDIAGVEDHHGDMDFKVAGTTEGLTALQMDIKIKGLSKQIMGAALTQARKARLEILESMAGALNSHRESISPYAPRIVTLTINKDKIRDIIGPGGKTIRSIVERTGCKIEVHDDGRVDIASTDEAGTAKAIEIVKQLTAEAELSKTYVGKVVRVVNFGAFIEILPGVEGLLHISEIDNHRIEEVTDVMNEGDEVTVKVIDIDGQGRVRLSRRVLLPGGGDRGGDRGGGDRGGRGGGDRGRGGDRGRGGDRGGGRGRPGGDRR encoded by the coding sequence CCGGCAAGATCGCCAAACAGGCCGATGGATCGGTCACCGTTCGCCTCGGCGATACGATGATCCTGGTCACGGCGGTGGCCGCTAACAAACCCAGAGAAGGGGTCGACTTCCTTCCCCTCACGGTCGACTACCGCGAGGCGGCCTACGCAGGCGGCAAGATCCCCGGCGGATTCTTCAAGCGCGAAGGCCGGCCCAACGAGAAAGAGACGCTCACCTGTCGAGCGATCGACCGCCCGTTCCGTCCGTTGTTCCCCGACACCTGGCGATGCGAGACGCAGATCATCAGCATGCTGCTCTCCACCGACAAGGAACATGACGCCGATGTACTGGCGATCACCGGTGCGTCCTGCGCACTCTGCATCTCCGACATTCCGTTCGACACGCCGGTTGCGGCCGTACGGATCGGACTCACGGAAGACGGCGAGCAGATCGTCAACCCCACGTTCCAGCAGCTCGAGACGTCCAACCTGAATCTCGTAGTCGCCGGCACCCGTGACGCAGTTGTCATGGTCGAGGCGGGATCCGACGAGGTCTCCGAGCAGGTCATGCTGGACGCGATCTTCCGCGCCCACGACGAGATCAAGAAGATCGTCGCCATGCAGGACGAACTGGTCAAGGAGATCGGCAAACCCAAGCGACCCGTCGTGGTCGAGGAAGAGCCCGACGGGGTCCGCGAGACCCTCGTCAATGACTGGCTGGCCCCGCTGACCGACGCGATGCGGATCCAGGACAAGCTCGAGAGCTATGCGAAGGTCGATGGTGTCAAGACTCGGATGCTGGAGATCTTCGGCGACGATCAGGACGCAGAGCGGGGCTTCGCCAAGAAATTCTGGCACGAGATGCAGGACATGGTCCTCCGTGACGAGGTCCTCAACCAGGGCCGCCGCGTGGACGGTCGTGGAATGGACGAGATTCGTGACCTGGACAGTGTGGTCAGCTTCCTCCCCCGGACCCACGGGTCGGCCGTGTTCACCCGAGGCGAGACTCAGGCGCTGGCCGTCGTAACCCTGGGGACGGCAGCGGACGCACAGCGTCTGGACTTCGTCGAGGGCGAGCGAAAACGACGATTCATGCTTCACTACAACTTCCCGCCCTTCTCCGTCGGCGAGGCACGATTCCTACGCGGACCCGGTCGCCGAGAGATCGGTCATGGCGCTCTCGGCGAGCGCGCCCTCCTCCCGATGCTTCCGCCCGAGGCCGACTGGCCGTACACCATTCGCATCGTCTCCGAGATCCTGGAATCCAACGGTTCGTCGTCCATGGCGACGGTCTGCGGTGGATCCCTGGCGATGATGGATGCCGGAGTTCCGCTCAAGCGACCGGTCGCCGGCATCGCGATGGGTCTCATCAAGGGCGACAAGTCGTTCGAGGTGCTGACCGACATCGCAGGTGTCGAGGATCATCACGGCGACATGGACTTCAAGGTTGCGGGAACCACCGAGGGACTCACCGCCCTGCAGATGGACATCAAGATCAAGGGTCTCAGCAAGCAGATCATGGGTGCGGCGTTGACTCAGGCCAGGAAGGCCCGTCTCGAGATCCTCGAGTCGATGGCCGGAGCCCTGAATTCGCATCGCGAGTCGATCTCGCCGTACGCGCCGCGCATCGTCACTCTCACAATCAACAAGGACAAGATCCGCGACATCATCGGTCCCGGTGGTAAGACGATCCGTTCGATCGTCGAGCGTACCGGCTGCAAGATCGAGGTCCACGACGACGGACGTGTCGATATTGCCAGCACGGATGAGGCCGGCACCGCGAAGGCGATCGAGATCGTCAAGCAATTGACCGCCGAGGCGGAGCTTAGCAAGACCTACGTCGGCAAGGTCGTGCGGGTCGTCAACTTCGGTGCGTTCATCGAGATCCTCCCGGGAGTCGAGGGGCTCCTGCATATTTCCGAGATCGACAACCATCGGATCGAGGAAGTGACGGATGTGATGAACGAGGGCGACGAGGTGACCGTGAAAGTCATCGACATCGACGGCCAGGGCCGTGTCCGACTCTCGCGTCGCGTGTTGCTGCCCGGTGGCGGCGATCGCGGTGGCGATCGGGGTGGCGGAGACCGAGGCGGTCGTGGCGGTGGAGACCGAGGCCGCGGCGGAGATCGCGGTCGTGGTGGAGATCGTGGCGGTGGCCGCGGTCGTCCCGGTGGCGACCGACGCTAG